A single window of Oncorhynchus keta strain PuntledgeMale-10-30-2019 chromosome 34, Oket_V2, whole genome shotgun sequence DNA harbors:
- the pnisr gene encoding arginine/serine-rich protein PNISR isoform X2, producing MWDQGGQPWPQWPMNQQQWMQSFQHQQDPSQVDWAALAQAWIAQKESTGPTVDQQNIHPNGQDIPGMDPVMPNNHGSFQGDANFGRLWQPEWGMHGQPPPPPPIDQVWIPPGTGPMGTGPMDVVAPSEDSNSQDSLEFSEGHHRVYPQNSHGFGGQPDNYTMNPMAINQFDYQHGAVATYGPTSTGFHPPYWQQGPPQNRRDRPPGFRDRQRSPIQIPKQDAPAAALAFPGTQENRHAHTASNDLALLSDAVKRRTLPAWIREGLEKMDREKQKKLEKERMEKQRAEMAEDEDKESDAVDEGGDGPRLPRKSKFDSDDEEGDEEEREDEDRVLTRKQELASRSPSPPPEDQSEPEMTEEEREFQLMIVTKTLLTEILLEVTNEEIQTVAKETHRKATKAPAKQLAQSSALTSLIGIGGLGDYGSDLSEDEEEHSAQASESSDTGEEELHHRIREKIDAFRRKERELQERQAQEAQHTREMALDRVSRERGDYDEGQLESLHKQEVREREAEPTVERRRSRSEPEVSNEVRQVGRGKERGIVRGTSGSPSNGRSSSSHSSSSSASSQSSSFSSSSASSRSSSPSSSPRRKRRRSRSSSHRARGGRRSHSRGSHRRHGERSGDKARERRKGSRNHSAERSARHRNRSHSRERRVSRGGKSRSKDRASRSKSRDKERDRDRKRSRERRDSHSRSKSRDKERERDRKRSRDIRDSHSSKHKQKASSKDRDRKKDRSGSHDKKEKEKEKEKESDRKKERQKAKEKEREKEKEREKEKVKEKERGKEKERGKERDREVSSVVAEESNGKSKKRKESSDHTDPQGDKHSHQGSKASKKGSAKSSKRYSDSESSRSQTPELSKEKKSKKSKRSRSRSTEKSHKSGKKASRKNKSKSRSRSTSPARRRR from the exons ATGTGGGACCAGGGTGGACAGCCTTGGCCGCAATGGCCTATGAACCAGCAGCAGTGGATGCAGTCCTTCCAGCACCAGCAAGATCCAA GCCAAGTGGACTGGGCAGCACTGGCCCAGGCCTGGATTGCTCAGAAAGAGTCTACAGGCCCTACAGTAGACCAACAGAACATTCATCCTAATGGACAGGACATCCCTGGCATGGATCCTGTGATGCCCAATAACCATGGCTCCTTCCAGGGCGATGCCAATTTTGGCAGATTGTGGCAACCTG AATGGGGGATGCACGGTcagcccccccctcctcctcccatagACCAGGTGTGGATCCCCCCAGGAACAGGACCTATGGGGACTGGACCTATGGATGTGGTGGCTCCCTCTGAGGACAGCAACAGCCAGGACAGTCTGGAGTTCTCTGAAGGCCACCACAgggtctacccccagaacagccACGGCTTCGGGGGTCAGCCGGACAACTACACCATGAACCCAATGGCCATAAACCAGTTTGATTATCAG caTGGGGCGGTTGCTACCTACGGCCCCACATCCACAGGGTTCCACCCTCCATACTGGCAACAGGGTCCCCCACAGAACAGACGGGACAGGCCCCCTGGCTTTAGGGATCGCCAGAGGTCCCCCATCCAGATCCCCAAACAAGATGCTCCTGCTGCCGCCCTCG CTTTCCCAGGCACGCAGGaaaacagacacgcacacacagcatcCAATGACCTGGCTCTCCTCTCAGATGCTGTGAAGAGGCGCACCCTGCCGGCCTGGATCCGAGAGGGCCTGgagaagatggacagggagaaacagaagaaGCTGGAGAAGGAGCGCATGGAGAAACAGCGTGCCGAAATGGCTGAAGATGAAGACAAAGAGAGCGACGCGGTGGACGAGGGAGGCGATGGGCCTCGTTTACCCCGCAAGAGTAAATTT GACAGTGATGATGAAGAGGgtgatgaagaggagagggaagatgaGGACCGGGTCCTGACCAGGAAGCAGGAGCTGGCCAGCAGGAGCCCGTCACCTCCCCCCGAGGACCAGAGCGAACCAGAgatgactgaggaggagagagagttccaGCTG ATGATTGTGACTAAAACTCTGCTGACGGAAATCCTGCTGGAGGTCACCAACGAAGAGATCCAAACTGTGGCCAAAGAGACTCACCGCAAAGCCACCAAAG CGCCTGCCAAACAGCTGGCACAGTCAAGTGCACTGACTTCTCTGATCGGCATTG GTGGACTTGGCGACTATGGCTCGGACTTGAGTGAGGACGAGGAGGAGCACAGCGCCCAGGCGTCCGAGTCCTCCGACACGGGCGAGGAGGAGCTGCACCACCGTATCCGGGAGAAGATAGACGCCTTCCGACGTAAGGAGAGGGAGCTGCAGGAGAGACAAGCGCAGGAGGCGCAGCACACACGTG AGATGGCACTGgacagagtgagcagagagaggggggattatGATGAGGGCCAGTTAGAGAGCCTCCACAAACAGGAAGTGCGAGAGAGGGAGGCGGAACCCACAGTAGAGAGACGCAGGTCCCGCAGTGAGCCTGAGGTTAGCAACGAGGTTAGGCAGGTGGGTCGGGGTAAGGAGCGTGGCATAGTGCGGGGCACCAGCGGTTCCCCCAGCAACGGACGCAGCAGCAGCTCCCACTCCAGCTCCAGCAGTGCCAGCAGCCAATCGTCTTCCTTCTCATCATCCTCAGCCTCCTCACGCTCCTCTTCGCCCTCCTCCTCGCCCCGGAGGAAGAGGAGGCGCAGCCGCTCCTCCTCGCACAGGGCCCGCGGTGGCCGGCGCAGCCACAGTCGTGGCTCCCACAGACGTCACGGGGAGCGCAGCGGCGACAAGGCccgggagaggaggaagggcagTCGGAACCACAGCGCAGAGCGCTCTGCCCGCCACCGGAACCGCAGCCACTCTCGAGAACGAAGGGTCAGCAGGGGAGGCAAGAGCAGGTCCAAGGACAGGGCCAGCCGCAGCAAGAGCAGggacaaggagagggacagagacaggaagaggagtaggGAGCGCAGGGACAGTCACAGCCGCAGCAAGAGcagggacaaggagagagagagagacaggaagaggagcagggaCATCAGGGACAGTCACAGCAGCAAGCACAAGCAGAAAGCCTCCAGCAAGGATAGGGACCGGAAGAAAGACCGTAGCGGCAGCCACGACAAGAaggagaaagaaaaggagaaggagaaagagtcAGATAGgaagaaggagaggcagaaagcCAAAGAGAAAGAGCGGGAAAAGGAGAAAGAGCGGGAAAAGGAGAAAGtgaaggaaaaggagagggggaaggaaaaggagagggggaaagagagggatagggaggtgAGCTCTGTGGTGGCGGAGGAAAGCAATGGAAAATCCAAGAAAAGGAAAGAAAGCAGCGATCACACAGACCCTCAAGGTGACAAGCACTCCCATCAGGGTAGCAAGGCTAGCAAGAAGGGCTCCGCCAAATCTAGCAAGAGGTACTCCGACTCGGAGTCGAGCAGGTCCCAAACCCCCGAGCTTAGCAAGGAAAAGAAGTCTAAGAAATCCAAACGTAGTCGCTCAAGATCAACGGAAAAATCTCACAAGTCTGGTAAGAAGGCAAGCCGCAAAAACAAGTCTAAGTCACGATCAAG GTCCACGTCTCCCGCCAGGCGTAGGCGTTGA
- the pnisr gene encoding arginine/serine-rich protein PNISR isoform X3 has product MWDQGGQPWPQWPMNQQQWMQSFQHQQDPSQVDWAALAQAWIAQKESTGPTVDQQNIHPNGQDIPGMDPVMPNNHGSFQGDANFGRLWQPEWGMHGQPPPPPPIDQVWIPPGTGPMGTGPMDVVAPSEDSNSQDSLEFSEGHHRVYPQNSHGFGGQPDNYTMNPMAINQFDYQHGAVATYGPTSTGFHPPYWQQGPPQNRRDRPPGFRDRQRSPIQIPKQDAPAAALAFPGTQENRHAHTASNDLALLSDAVKRRTLPAWIREGLEKMDREKQKKLEKERMEKQRAEMAEDEDKESDAVDEGGDGPRLPRKSKFDSDDEEGDEEEREDEDRVLTRKQELASRSPSPPPEDQSEPEMTEEEREFQLMIVTKTLLTEILLEVTNEEIQTVAKETHRKATKAPAKQLAQSSALTSLIGIEH; this is encoded by the exons ATGTGGGACCAGGGTGGACAGCCTTGGCCGCAATGGCCTATGAACCAGCAGCAGTGGATGCAGTCCTTCCAGCACCAGCAAGATCCAA GCCAAGTGGACTGGGCAGCACTGGCCCAGGCCTGGATTGCTCAGAAAGAGTCTACAGGCCCTACAGTAGACCAACAGAACATTCATCCTAATGGACAGGACATCCCTGGCATGGATCCTGTGATGCCCAATAACCATGGCTCCTTCCAGGGCGATGCCAATTTTGGCAGATTGTGGCAACCTG AATGGGGGATGCACGGTcagcccccccctcctcctcccatagACCAGGTGTGGATCCCCCCAGGAACAGGACCTATGGGGACTGGACCTATGGATGTGGTGGCTCCCTCTGAGGACAGCAACAGCCAGGACAGTCTGGAGTTCTCTGAAGGCCACCACAgggtctacccccagaacagccACGGCTTCGGGGGTCAGCCGGACAACTACACCATGAACCCAATGGCCATAAACCAGTTTGATTATCAG caTGGGGCGGTTGCTACCTACGGCCCCACATCCACAGGGTTCCACCCTCCATACTGGCAACAGGGTCCCCCACAGAACAGACGGGACAGGCCCCCTGGCTTTAGGGATCGCCAGAGGTCCCCCATCCAGATCCCCAAACAAGATGCTCCTGCTGCCGCCCTCG CTTTCCCAGGCACGCAGGaaaacagacacgcacacacagcatcCAATGACCTGGCTCTCCTCTCAGATGCTGTGAAGAGGCGCACCCTGCCGGCCTGGATCCGAGAGGGCCTGgagaagatggacagggagaaacagaagaaGCTGGAGAAGGAGCGCATGGAGAAACAGCGTGCCGAAATGGCTGAAGATGAAGACAAAGAGAGCGACGCGGTGGACGAGGGAGGCGATGGGCCTCGTTTACCCCGCAAGAGTAAATTT GACAGTGATGATGAAGAGGgtgatgaagaggagagggaagatgaGGACCGGGTCCTGACCAGGAAGCAGGAGCTGGCCAGCAGGAGCCCGTCACCTCCCCCCGAGGACCAGAGCGAACCAGAgatgactgaggaggagagagagttccaGCTG ATGATTGTGACTAAAACTCTGCTGACGGAAATCCTGCTGGAGGTCACCAACGAAGAGATCCAAACTGTGGCCAAAGAGACTCACCGCAAAGCCACCAAAG CGCCTGCCAAACAGCTGGCACAGTCAAGTGCACTGACTTCTCTGATCGGCATTG AACACTAA
- the pnisr gene encoding arginine/serine-rich protein PNISR isoform X1: MWDQGGQPWPQWPMNQQQWMQSFQHQQDPSQVDWAALAQAWIAQKESTGPTVDQQNIHPNGQDIPGMDPVMPNNHGSFQGDANFGRLWQPEWGMHGQPPPPPPIDQVWIPPGTGPMGTGPMDVVAPSEDSNSQDSLEFSEGHHRVYPQNSHGFGGQPDNYTMNPMAINQFDYQHGAVATYGPTSTGFHPPYWQQGPPQNRRDRPPGFRDRQRSPIQIPKQDAPAAALAFPGTQENRHAHTASNDLALLSDAVKRRTLPAWIREGLEKMDREKQKKLEKERMEKQRAEMAEDEDKESDAVDEGGDGPRLPRKSKFDSDDEEGDEEEREDEDRVLTRKQELASRSPSPPPEDQSEPEMTEEEREFQLMIVTKTLLTEILLEVTNEEIQTVAKETHRKATKAPAKQLAQSSALTSLIGIGGLGDYGSDLSEDEEEHSAQASESSDTGEEELHHRIREKIDAFRRKERELQERQAQEAQHTREEMALDRVSRERGDYDEGQLESLHKQEVREREAEPTVERRRSRSEPEVSNEVRQVGRGKERGIVRGTSGSPSNGRSSSSHSSSSSASSQSSSFSSSSASSRSSSPSSSPRRKRRRSRSSSHRARGGRRSHSRGSHRRHGERSGDKARERRKGSRNHSAERSARHRNRSHSRERRVSRGGKSRSKDRASRSKSRDKERDRDRKRSRERRDSHSRSKSRDKERERDRKRSRDIRDSHSSKHKQKASSKDRDRKKDRSGSHDKKEKEKEKEKESDRKKERQKAKEKEREKEKEREKEKVKEKERGKEKERGKERDREVSSVVAEESNGKSKKRKESSDHTDPQGDKHSHQGSKASKKGSAKSSKRYSDSESSRSQTPELSKEKKSKKSKRSRSRSTEKSHKSGKKASRKNKSKSRSRSTSPARRRR, encoded by the exons ATGTGGGACCAGGGTGGACAGCCTTGGCCGCAATGGCCTATGAACCAGCAGCAGTGGATGCAGTCCTTCCAGCACCAGCAAGATCCAA GCCAAGTGGACTGGGCAGCACTGGCCCAGGCCTGGATTGCTCAGAAAGAGTCTACAGGCCCTACAGTAGACCAACAGAACATTCATCCTAATGGACAGGACATCCCTGGCATGGATCCTGTGATGCCCAATAACCATGGCTCCTTCCAGGGCGATGCCAATTTTGGCAGATTGTGGCAACCTG AATGGGGGATGCACGGTcagcccccccctcctcctcccatagACCAGGTGTGGATCCCCCCAGGAACAGGACCTATGGGGACTGGACCTATGGATGTGGTGGCTCCCTCTGAGGACAGCAACAGCCAGGACAGTCTGGAGTTCTCTGAAGGCCACCACAgggtctacccccagaacagccACGGCTTCGGGGGTCAGCCGGACAACTACACCATGAACCCAATGGCCATAAACCAGTTTGATTATCAG caTGGGGCGGTTGCTACCTACGGCCCCACATCCACAGGGTTCCACCCTCCATACTGGCAACAGGGTCCCCCACAGAACAGACGGGACAGGCCCCCTGGCTTTAGGGATCGCCAGAGGTCCCCCATCCAGATCCCCAAACAAGATGCTCCTGCTGCCGCCCTCG CTTTCCCAGGCACGCAGGaaaacagacacgcacacacagcatcCAATGACCTGGCTCTCCTCTCAGATGCTGTGAAGAGGCGCACCCTGCCGGCCTGGATCCGAGAGGGCCTGgagaagatggacagggagaaacagaagaaGCTGGAGAAGGAGCGCATGGAGAAACAGCGTGCCGAAATGGCTGAAGATGAAGACAAAGAGAGCGACGCGGTGGACGAGGGAGGCGATGGGCCTCGTTTACCCCGCAAGAGTAAATTT GACAGTGATGATGAAGAGGgtgatgaagaggagagggaagatgaGGACCGGGTCCTGACCAGGAAGCAGGAGCTGGCCAGCAGGAGCCCGTCACCTCCCCCCGAGGACCAGAGCGAACCAGAgatgactgaggaggagagagagttccaGCTG ATGATTGTGACTAAAACTCTGCTGACGGAAATCCTGCTGGAGGTCACCAACGAAGAGATCCAAACTGTGGCCAAAGAGACTCACCGCAAAGCCACCAAAG CGCCTGCCAAACAGCTGGCACAGTCAAGTGCACTGACTTCTCTGATCGGCATTG GTGGACTTGGCGACTATGGCTCGGACTTGAGTGAGGACGAGGAGGAGCACAGCGCCCAGGCGTCCGAGTCCTCCGACACGGGCGAGGAGGAGCTGCACCACCGTATCCGGGAGAAGATAGACGCCTTCCGACGTAAGGAGAGGGAGCTGCAGGAGAGACAAGCGCAGGAGGCGCAGCACACACGTG AAGAGATGGCACTGgacagagtgagcagagagaggggggattatGATGAGGGCCAGTTAGAGAGCCTCCACAAACAGGAAGTGCGAGAGAGGGAGGCGGAACCCACAGTAGAGAGACGCAGGTCCCGCAGTGAGCCTGAGGTTAGCAACGAGGTTAGGCAGGTGGGTCGGGGTAAGGAGCGTGGCATAGTGCGGGGCACCAGCGGTTCCCCCAGCAACGGACGCAGCAGCAGCTCCCACTCCAGCTCCAGCAGTGCCAGCAGCCAATCGTCTTCCTTCTCATCATCCTCAGCCTCCTCACGCTCCTCTTCGCCCTCCTCCTCGCCCCGGAGGAAGAGGAGGCGCAGCCGCTCCTCCTCGCACAGGGCCCGCGGTGGCCGGCGCAGCCACAGTCGTGGCTCCCACAGACGTCACGGGGAGCGCAGCGGCGACAAGGCccgggagaggaggaagggcagTCGGAACCACAGCGCAGAGCGCTCTGCCCGCCACCGGAACCGCAGCCACTCTCGAGAACGAAGGGTCAGCAGGGGAGGCAAGAGCAGGTCCAAGGACAGGGCCAGCCGCAGCAAGAGCAGggacaaggagagggacagagacaggaagaggagtaggGAGCGCAGGGACAGTCACAGCCGCAGCAAGAGcagggacaaggagagagagagagacaggaagaggagcagggaCATCAGGGACAGTCACAGCAGCAAGCACAAGCAGAAAGCCTCCAGCAAGGATAGGGACCGGAAGAAAGACCGTAGCGGCAGCCACGACAAGAaggagaaagaaaaggagaaggagaaagagtcAGATAGgaagaaggagaggcagaaagcCAAAGAGAAAGAGCGGGAAAAGGAGAAAGAGCGGGAAAAGGAGAAAGtgaaggaaaaggagagggggaaggaaaaggagagggggaaagagagggatagggaggtgAGCTCTGTGGTGGCGGAGGAAAGCAATGGAAAATCCAAGAAAAGGAAAGAAAGCAGCGATCACACAGACCCTCAAGGTGACAAGCACTCCCATCAGGGTAGCAAGGCTAGCAAGAAGGGCTCCGCCAAATCTAGCAAGAGGTACTCCGACTCGGAGTCGAGCAGGTCCCAAACCCCCGAGCTTAGCAAGGAAAAGAAGTCTAAGAAATCCAAACGTAGTCGCTCAAGATCAACGGAAAAATCTCACAAGTCTGGTAAGAAGGCAAGCCGCAAAAACAAGTCTAAGTCACGATCAAG GTCCACGTCTCCCGCCAGGCGTAGGCGTTGA